Proteins encoded by one window of Leptodactylus fuscus isolate aLepFus1 unplaced genomic scaffold, aLepFus1.hap2 HAP2_SCAFFOLD_321, whole genome shotgun sequence:
- the LOC142187919 gene encoding twinfilin-2-B, protein MAHQTGIHATPELKEFFAKARYGSVRLIKVIIEDEQLVLGAHKELRKNWDQDYDSFVLPLLDDSQPCYLLYRLDSQNAQGYEWLFLSWSPDHSPVRLKMLYAATRATVKKEFGGGHIKDEVFGTVKEDLTLSGYQRHVSSCAAPAPLTAAERELREIKINEVKTEISVESKQQTLQGLSFPLRPEAVEAVQLLKQRKINYIQLKLDQEKETIDLVHTKHTDIQELPARIPKDTARYHLFLYKHSHEGDYLESVVFIYSMPGYKCSIKERMLYSSCKNRLLESVEQDFQLEIAKKIEIEDGSELTSEFLYDEVHPKQHAFKQAFAKPKGPAGKRGQKRLIKGPGENGEDS, encoded by the exons AGCAGCTCGTACTGGGGGCTCACAAGGAGCTCAGGAAGAATTGGGACCAAGACTACGACTCCTTCGTCCTTCCCCTCTTGGACGACAGTCAGCCATGTTACCTCCTGTATCGCCTCGACAGCCAGAACGCACAGGGTTACGAGTGGCTCTTCTTGTCATGGTCACCTGATCATTCTCCG GTGCGGCTGAAGATGTTGTACGCGGCCACGAGGGCGACCGTCAAGAAAGAGTTTGGTGGTGGACACATTAAGGATGAAGTGTTCGGCACAGTAAAG GAAGACCTCACGCTCAGCGGATACCAGAGACACGTGTCGTCCTGCGCCGCTCCAGCGCCACTCACTGCCGCCGAGAGGGAACTGCGGGAGATCAAGATCAATGAG GTGAAGACTGAGATCAGCGTGGAAAGCAAACAGCAGACGCTGCAGGGATTGTCCTTCCCTCTAAGGCCGGAGGCGGTGGAAGCCGTTCAGCTCCTGAAGCAGAGGAAGATCAACTACATTCAGCTG AAACTGGATCAAGAGAAGGAGACAATCGATCTGGTCCATACGAAGCACACGGACATCCAGGAACTGCCCGCCAGGATCCCCAAGGACACGGCCCGCTACCACCTCTTCCTCTATAAACACTCCCATGAGGGCGACTACCTGGAGTCTGTAG TTTTTATTTACTCCATGCCGGGCTACAAGTGCAGTATTAAGGAGCGCATGTTGTACTCCAGCTGTAAGAACCGACTTCTGGAATCCGTGGAGCAGGATTTTCAGCTAGAAATTGCAAAAAAG ATTGAAATAGAGGACGGCTCGGAGCTGACGTCGGAGTTCCTCTATGACGAGGTGCACCCCAAACAGCACGCCTTCAAACAGGCCTTCGCCAAGCCCAAAGGACCTGCCGGGAAACGTGGACAGAAGCGTCTGATCAAAGGGCCCGGCGAAAACGGCGAGGACAGTTAG